From Elaeis guineensis isolate ETL-2024a chromosome 16, EG11, whole genome shotgun sequence, a single genomic window includes:
- the LOC105037357 gene encoding uncharacterized protein, with amino-acid sequence MEKGGGRKRIRPSTAEDEALKKNTDCVFFLASPLICNKGNECEYRHCDGARANPRDCWYWLNGNCLNLKCLFRHAPLDGLFGTQGPSSGPVQPPSRAVATTKIPAGHAPSTMNKERVPCYYFQRGHCLKGERCPFTHGPQASGNPVSQQVAKVTTIIPEPALQHFQGNQRQIPQGSSRSTRLQGRITLPGRSLPDIPNDLPSENHGNRGRPRGRPSPLRPRNYQGRHHERVRQRSNEEFAADARSSGRKRTRRDDTSPPDFAGPKSLAELKGAKVMENSQDLSTKSISAATPLQLNNMKTAKGAELRYPKDSLSFEGPKSLSVILKRKREVASANDASSGDENDRRDGENAADGSVLVALSDVHQSILPVETKKDGHDDASSLEENKDRTTKEKEEGGLNHGEEGSIYDGRSSAEEDMFDADDSMEVDVMEDQELENYVQTYGEFDYEAFEGGDWNNKHDENVNQENEDKFDDEDDFAKKVDALLACMSVN; translated from the exons ATGGAAAAGGGCGGTGGGCGAAAGAGAATCCGCCCGTCGACGGCGGAGGATGAGGCGCTGAAGAAGAATACCGATTGCGTGTTCTTCCTGGCGTCGCCATTGATCTGCAATAAG ggaaATGAATGCGAGTATCGTCATTGTGATGGTGCCAGAGCCAACCCTAGGGATTGCTGGTACTGGCTGAATGGGAACTGTCTGAATCTGAAATGTTTGTTCCGGCATGCG CCACTTGATGGCCTGTTTGGGACTCAAGGGCCTTCTTCAGGGCCAGTTCAACCTCCTTCACGAGCTGTTGCAACAACAAAAATCCCTGCAGGACATGCTCCTTCCACTATGAATAAGGAAAGGGTGCCGTGCTACTATTTTCAAAGAGGACACTGTTTAAAAGGTGAAAGATGCCCTTTCACTCATGGCCCACAGGCATCTGGTAATCCTGTTTCGCAGCAGGTCGCAAAGGTTACCACAATAATTCCTGAACCAGCACTTCAGCATTTTCAAGGAAATCAAAGACAAATTCCCCAGGGAAGCTCTAGAAGCACTCGCCTGCAAGGAAGAATTACACTCCCTGGAAGGTCTTTGCCTGACATCCCAAATGATTTGCCATCTGAAAATCATGGGAATAGAGGAAGACCTCGAGGCAGACCGTCACCACTCAGACCAAGAAATTATCAGGGGAGGCATCATGAAAGAGTAAGACAGAGATCAAATGAGGAGTTCGCTGCAGATGCAAGAAGTTCTGGAAGAAAGCGAACTAGAAGAGATGATACAAGCCCCCCAGATTTTGCTGGTCCAAAGAGTCTTGCAGAGCTGAAAGGTGCAAAGGTCATGGAGAATTCTCAAGATTTGTCCACCAAGAGTATAAGTGCTGCTACCCCTCTACAGCTGAATAATATGAAGACTGCAAAAGGAGCAGAGCTTCGGTATCCTAAAGATTCTCTCTCATTTGAAGGTCCGAAGTCACTGAGCGtcattcttaaaagaaaaagagaggtagCATCTGCAAATGATGCAAGCAGTGGAGATGAAAATGATCGAAGAGATGGAGAAAATGCAGCAGATGGTTCTGTTTTAGTTGCTTTATCAGATGTGCATCAGTCTATTCTTCCAGTAGAAACCAAGAAAGATGGTCATGACGATGCCAGCAGTCTTGAAGAGAACAAGGATAGAACAACCAAGGAGAAAGAAGAAGGGGGTCTAAACCATGGAGAAGAGGGATCAATCTATGACGGTCGTTCTTCAGCTGAAGAAGATATGTTTGATGCAGATGATAGTATGGAAGTGGATGTTATGGAAGATCAAGAGTTGGAGAACTATGTCCAGACATATGGAGAGTTTGATTATGAGGCATTTGAGGGCGGGGACTGGAACAACAAACATGATGAGAATGTAAACCAAGAGAATGAAGACAAGTTTGATGATGAGGATGACTTTGCTAAAAAGGTCGATGCCCTCCTTGCTTGCATGTCGGTAAATTAA